The proteins below are encoded in one region of Homo sapiens chromosome 8, GRCh38.p14 Primary Assembly:
- the BIN3 gene encoding bridging integrator 3 isoform X2, producing the protein MSWIPFKIGQPKKQIVPKTVERDFEREYGKLQQLEEQTRRLQKDMKKSTDADLAMSKSAVKISLDLLSNPLCEQDQDLLNMVTALDTAMKRMDAFNQEKVNQIQKTVIEPLKKRNQLFWSWVTSEWPQSHELPGLRSLILDTAGLWLAW; encoded by the exons ATGAGCTG GATTCCTTTTAAGATTGGGCAGCCCAAGAAACAGATTGTGCCCAAAACA GTGGAGAGAGACTTTGAAAGGGAGTATGGAAAACTTCAGCA GCTGGAAGAGCAGACCCGGAGGCTGCAGAAAGACATGAAGAAGAGCACCGACGCAGACCTGG CCATGTCAAAATCTGCCGTGAAGATATCCTTGGACTTACTCTCCAATCCCCTCTGTGAGCAAGACCAGGACCTTCTGAACATGGTGACGGCCCTGGACACGGCCATGAAGCGGATGGATGCCTTCAATCAGGAAAAG GTGAACCAGATCCAGAAGACTGTGATCGAGCCCTTAAAAAA GAGGAACCAACTCTTCTGGTCCTGGGTCACCTCCGAATGGCCACAGAGTCATGAGCTCCCTGGGCTGCGCAGCCTGATCCTGGACACTGCAGGGCTCTGGCTTGCCTGGTAG